Proteins from one Triticum aestivum cultivar Chinese Spring chromosome 7A, IWGSC CS RefSeq v2.1, whole genome shotgun sequence genomic window:
- the LOC123146962 gene encoding probably inactive leucine-rich repeat receptor-like protein kinase At5g48380, with protein sequence MKKSLLWLLLLSCCSTPCSGSGDEPDVRCLKSFLRSVVDPGGALKSSWNFNNATKGYICGFTGVTCWSADQHRVWSLRLSGLGLQGPFPRGLRDCASMTGTLDLSSNSFAGPIPADISLQLPFVTSLNLSYNGFRGPIPQGMGKMGEFLAHVDLGHNQLSGQIPLELSRLRFLASMNVANNSLSRPIPAFLQGFPAASFAGNDGLCGAPLDRRCPASARSRMQISGESSVGAAVGFVLGFLVAFYFPQWFSPRIHPYVYRFL encoded by the coding sequence ATGAAGAAATCCCTCCTCTGGCTGCTGCTCCTGAGCTGCTGCTCAACGCCGTGCTCCGGCTCCGGCGACGAGCCCGACGTCCGCTGCCTCAAGAGCTTCCTGCGATCCGTGGTTGATCCCGGGGGCGCACTGAAATCCTCGTGGAATTTCAACAACGCCACAAAGGGTTACATCTGCGGCTTCACCGGTGTAACGTGCTGGTCCGCTGACCAGCACAGGGTCTGGTCGCTGCGCCTCAGCGGCCTGGGGCTCCAAGGCCCCTTCCCCCGGGGACTGCGGGACTGCGCGAGCATGACCGGCACCCTCGACCTGTCGAGCAACAGCTTTGCCGGACCGATCCCCGCGGACATCTCGCTGCAGCTCCCGTTTGTAACGTCTCTTAACCTCTCGTACAACGGCTTCCGGGGGCCGATCCCGCAGGGCATGGGGAAGATGGGGGAGTTCCTCGCCCACGTCGACCTTGGGCACAACCAGCTCAGCGGCCAGATCCCCTTGGAGCTGTCCAGGCTTCGTTTTCTGGCCTCGATGAACGTTGCGAACAACTCGTTGTCCCGGCCGATCCCGGCTTTTCTGCAGGGGTTTCCGGCGGCGTCCTTTGCCGGCAACGACGGGCTCTGTGGCGCTCCGTTGGATCGTCGTTGCCCCGCCTCCGCAAGGAGTCGAATGCAAATCAGCGGCGAGTCGAGTGTCGGGGCGGCTGTCGGGTTCGTCCTGGGCTTTTTGGTGGCCTTCTACTTCCCGCAGTGGTTCTCCCCGAGGATCCACCCCTACGTCTACCGCTTTCTCTGA